A stretch of the Nakaseomyces glabratus chromosome L, complete sequence genome encodes the following:
- the EPA14a gene encoding EPA14a (CAGL0L13552g~Putative adhesin-like cell wall protein (adhesin cluster I); predicted GPI-anchor) translates to MWNWLVVSYLLALQWVIADDIDLSFLGKRSAVQSNPIGYPVGCSPEVTTPLNGLTMELYTYPMVPGNPPNCFDPSYVNPEYPRTGYKKQTMFAKVNGVTGRLNYKYSVPKVCVPLYDKLPANFNYDKPLTVSNFTLLMYGYFKPKVSGIHTFYVTADDLLYINFGAGNAFDCCKREQSKDNLGEYVAYDIWHVDHSKNKVSVNLEKDIYYPIRMFYNNIGKDSELDLSFTVNGAPTRITDFTGYLFSVPDTSNACPALIDYETTCRSIDSTTTYSTKYITTKPAENILPVTKTVYYIATPCSVQPSSSMECKGGFFDPLGNTCYYPKPTPSPSPSPSPSPKPSPSPSPSPSPSPSPSPSPKPSPSPSPSPSPSPSPSPSPKPSPSPSPSPSPSPSPSPSPSPSPKPSPSPSPSPSPSPSPSPSPSPSPSPSPSPSPSPSPSPKPSPSPSPSPSPKPSPSPSPSPSPSPSPSPSPSPSPSPSPSPSPSPSPSPKPSPPPYPSNSSYIPSSSLSPSPSPSPSPKPSPSPSPSPSPKPSPSPSPSPSPSPSPSPSPKPSPSPSPSPSPSPSPSPSPSPSPSPSPKPSPSPSPSPSPKPSPSPSPSVSVSVTTKTITLTNGSITTVTVTVTPTSPSGGGNDGNTETFSLPPPYTTTVTKSTTTETDIVSFFPSTDSDGHTRTGTTTITLTGSKPSSDTVTIISNTPSGSIPVSPLVSTKTVTLTNGIITTVTTTITPTPGNGGNGGNTPTPGNGGNGGNGGNGGNGGNGGNGGNGGNGGNTPTPGNGGNGGNGGNGGNTPTPGNGGNGGNGGNGGNTPTPGNGGNGGNGGNGGNTPTPGNGGNGGNGSNGGNTPTPGNGGNGGNTPTPGNGGNGGGNGGNGGNGGNGGNGGNGGNGGNGGNGGNGGNGGNTPTPGNGGNGGNGGNGGNTPTPGNGGNGGNGGNGGNTPTPGNGGNGGNTPTPGNGGNGGNTPTPGNGGNGGNNNNGSVNSSASRPSTSPSSLSNNIAQSPSVVQSGSSRSGANNNVSSQNKPNTAVPNQPTPSVYRGSAVKQSTVGMVFLLPILLSLSFI, encoded by the coding sequence atgTGGAATTGGTTAGTTGTCAGCTACCTGCTGGCATTACAGTGGGTAATTGCTGATGATATAGACTTATCATTTTTAGGTAAGAGATCAGCGGTTCAAAGTAATCCAATTGGATACCCTGTCGGATGTTCCCCAGAAGTCACTACCCCTCTAAACGGTCTAACTATGGAACTATATACTTATCCTATGGTTCCTGGTAATCCTCCAAACTGTTTCGATCCATCCTATGTTAACCCAGAGTACCCTCGTACTGGATATAAGAAGCAAACCATGTTTGCAAAAGTGAATGGTGTTACAGGTCGTTTAAACTACAAATACAGTGTTCCAAAGGTGTGTGTTCCTTTATATGACAAGCTACCTGCAAACTTTAACTATGACAAGCCTTTGACTGTTTCCAACTTCACACTATTAATGTACGGTTACTTCAAACCCAAAGTTTCTGGTATTCACACATTTTATGTTACTGCGGATGATCTATTGTATATCAATTTTGGTGCTGGAAATGCATTTGATTGTTGTAAGAGAGAGCAAAGCAAAGACAATTTAGGAGAATATGTTGCATATGACATTTGGCATGTTGACCATTCCAAGAATAAGGTGAGTGTGAATCTTGAAAAAGACATTTACTATCCAATCAGGATGTTCTATAATAACATCGGTAAAGACTCCGAGTTGGATCTTTCCTTTACCGTTAATGGTGCGCCTACACGTATCACAGACTTCACTGGCTATTTATTTTCGGTTCCTGATACATCAAATGCCTGTCCGGCCTTGATTGATTATGAAACAACTTGCAGAAGTATCGATTCTACCACAACTTATAGTACGAAGTACATTACTACCAAGCCTGCAGAAAATATCCTGCCAGTTACAAAGACTGTTTACTACATAGCTACTCCTTGTTCTGTTCAACCTTCGTCGAGTATGGAATGTAAGGGTGGATTTTTTGATCCATTAGGTAACACTTGTTACTACCCAAAACCAACACCATCCCCATCaccatccccatctccaagtCCTAaaccatctccatctccatctccatctccatccccatcacCATCCCCATCACCAAGTCCTAAACCTtccccatccccatctccatccccatctccatctccatccccatcacCAAGTCCTAAaccatccccatctccatccccatcaccatctccatccccatctccatctccatccccatcaccaagtcctaaaccatctccatctccatccccatctccatccccatctccatctccatctccatccccatctccatccccatctccatctccatccccatccccatccccatcaccaagtcctaaaccatccccatccccatccccatcaccaagtcctaaaccatctccatctccatccccatccccatctccatctccatccccatccccatccccatccccatctccatctccatccccatccccatccccatccccatcaccAAGTCCTAAACCATCTCCACCCCCATATCCAAGCAATTCTTCTTATATTccatcttcatcactatcTCCTTCTCCatcaccaagtccaagtCCAAAGCCATCTCCATCACCATCCCCATCACCAAGTCCTAaaccatctccatccccatctccatctccatccccatctccatctccatcaccaagtcctaaaccatctccatccccatctccatctccatccccatcaccatctccatccccatctccatctccatccccatcaccaagtcctaaaccatctccatctccatccccatctccaagtCCAAAgccatctccatctccatcgCCTTCCGTTTCTGTATCAGTGACcacaaaaacaattactTTGACAAATGGAAGTATCACAACTGTTACAGTTACTGTAACACCAACATCTCCTAGTGGAGGTGGTAATGATGGTAACACTGAGACATTCTCTTTGCCACCACCTTACACAACTACTGTCACAAAGAGTACAACCACTGAAactgacatcgtctccTTCTTCCCATCCACTGACTCCGATGGTCATACCCGTACCGGCACAACCACTATCACCCTAACGGGTAGCAAGCCAAGTAGTGACACTGTTACCATTATTTCCAATACACCATCTGGAAGTATTCCTGTAAGCCCATTGGTTTCCACAAAGACAGTCACTTTGACCAATGGTATAATTACTACAGTTACAACTACAATTACTCCAACCCCAGGCAATGGTGGTAATGGCGGTAACACTCCAACCCCAGGCAATGGTGGTAACGGTGGcaacggcggtaacggcggtaacggcggtaacggcggtaacggcggtaacggcggtaacggcggcAACACTCCAACCCCAGGCAATGGtggtaacggcggtaacggcggcAACGGCGGTAACACTCCAACCCCAGGCAATGGtggtaacggcggtaacggcggtaacggcggtaacaCTCCAACCCCAGGCAATGGtggtaacggcggtaacggcggcAACGGCGGTAACACTCCAACCCCAGGCAATGGtggtaacggcggtaacggcaGTAACGGCGGCAACACTCCAACCCCAGGCAATGGtggtaacggcggtaacaCTCCAACCCCAGGCAAtggcggtaacggcggcggtaacggcggtaacggcggtaacggcggtaacggcggtaacggcggtaacggcggtaacggcggtaacggcggtaacggcggtaacggcggtaacggcggcAACACTCCGACCCCAGGCAATGGtggtaacggcggtaacggcggcAACGGCGGTAACACTCCAACCCCAGGCAATGGtggtaacggcggtaacggcggcAACGGCGGTAACACTCCAACCCCAGGCAATGGtggtaacggcggtaacaCTCCAACCCCAGGCAAtggcggtaacggcggtaacaCTCCAACCCCAGGCAAtggcggtaacggcggtaacaataataatggATCCGTTAACAGTAGTGCCAGTCGTCCATCAACTTCTCCTTCTAGTTTATCGAACAATATCGCGCAATCTCCAAGTGTTGTGCAATCAGGTAGTTCAAGAAGTGGAGCCAATAACAATGTGTCATCACAGAATAAGCCTAATACAGCAGTTCCAAACCAACCTACGCCATCTGTCTACAGAGGTTCTGCTGTTAAGCAATCGACTGTCGGTATGGTATTTTTATTACCAATACTTCTCTCTTTATCCTTTATTTGA